In Pseudobacter ginsenosidimutans, the following are encoded in one genomic region:
- a CDS encoding bifunctional alpha,alpha-trehalose-phosphate synthase (UDP-forming)/trehalose-phosphatase: MARLIIISNRLPFSVDHDGDQVSIRQSSGGLVSAIKSYFESDAAKNSNITEKIWMGVADFSREDFDREVVPKLDKYDFTALPIFIDKALYKDYYNGFSNSTLWPLFHYFPSVVEYHSHYFEAYSKVNSLFAETLLPILQPDDVIWIHDYQLMLLPGMLRARAPKATIGFFLHIPFPSYEIFRTLPTDWKMNLLRGLMGADLVGFHTYDYVEHFVQSVRMVLGADNSFRSIQYQNRLVKADLFPIGIDYKKFSNAGNEPEVQELRAEVQKNFEGKKIIFSVDRLDYTKGLMDRLIGFEYFLNQHPEWQERVVFMLNVVPSRDDIIAYTRRKRTIEEKVSSINGKFSSISWQPVIYRYMHLPFNELAALYQSADVALITPLRDGMNLVAKEYVASTVNQRGVLILSELAGAASELNEALLVNPTDVQDVSNAIARALAMPIPEQKQRMALMQKRLIDYDVIRWVNDFLDQLSNVKTEQNKQQTKLLDDKITDHIHQAYQKAKKRTLLLDYDGTLVQFARLPQDAKPTKELLKALTKLAADKKNEVVIISGREADTLEEWLGKLPVTLVAEHGASYKMKGEKWTHSETISDKWKEEIRPVMQTFVSRCVGSFVEEKKNTIAWHYRNTHPDLGFSRSRELINNLNMLLQNTLLQVIDGNKVVEVRMTGVDKGVMARKIVQEMDPDFVLCIGDDTTDEDMFKALDERAFTIKVSNGPTAAQFTVLSQQNVLPLLEELTLPITNSAYAGS, translated from the coding sequence TCAAAAGTTATTTTGAATCCGACGCAGCCAAAAACAGCAATATCACAGAGAAGATATGGATGGGCGTAGCTGACTTCTCCAGGGAGGATTTCGATAGGGAAGTGGTGCCCAAACTGGATAAGTATGATTTTACCGCATTGCCAATATTCATAGATAAAGCACTATACAAAGACTATTACAATGGCTTCTCCAATTCAACGCTGTGGCCACTTTTCCATTATTTCCCTTCCGTAGTGGAATACCATTCTCATTATTTCGAAGCCTATTCCAAAGTGAATTCTTTGTTCGCGGAAACCCTGTTGCCTATTCTGCAGCCGGACGATGTGATCTGGATACACGATTACCAACTCATGTTGCTGCCCGGAATGCTGCGTGCACGAGCACCAAAGGCTACCATTGGCTTCTTTTTACATATTCCTTTTCCCAGCTACGAGATCTTCAGAACATTACCCACAGATTGGAAAATGAACCTGCTCCGCGGCCTCATGGGCGCAGATCTGGTGGGATTCCATACCTACGATTATGTGGAGCATTTTGTACAATCTGTCCGTATGGTGCTGGGAGCCGATAATAGTTTCAGAAGTATCCAATACCAGAACCGTCTCGTGAAAGCTGATCTTTTTCCCATCGGCATCGATTATAAGAAATTCAGCAACGCCGGTAATGAACCTGAAGTGCAGGAGCTCAGAGCCGAAGTGCAAAAGAATTTCGAAGGGAAAAAGATCATCTTCTCGGTAGACAGACTCGATTATACCAAAGGATTGATGGACCGTCTCATCGGCTTTGAATATTTCCTCAATCAACACCCTGAATGGCAGGAGCGGGTTGTGTTCATGCTGAACGTAGTGCCTTCGCGTGATGATATCATCGCATACACGAGAAGAAAAAGAACCATCGAAGAAAAAGTGAGCAGCATCAACGGTAAATTTTCCAGCATCAGCTGGCAGCCGGTAATCTATCGTTACATGCACCTTCCGTTCAATGAACTGGCGGCATTGTATCAATCCGCTGATGTGGCATTGATCACACCGCTGCGCGATGGCATGAACCTCGTTGCCAAAGAATATGTGGCCAGTACCGTGAACCAGCGTGGCGTGCTGATCCTTAGCGAGCTCGCGGGAGCAGCCAGTGAGCTGAATGAAGCCCTGCTGGTGAATCCCACCGATGTGCAGGATGTCAGCAATGCCATCGCAAGAGCACTGGCCATGCCCATTCCGGAACAAAAACAAAGAATGGCGCTGATGCAAAAAAGACTCATCGATTACGATGTGATCCGCTGGGTGAACGATTTCCTGGACCAGCTCTCCAATGTGAAAACAGAACAGAACAAACAACAAACGAAACTCCTGGACGATAAGATCACTGATCATATCCACCAGGCATATCAAAAAGCAAAAAAGAGAACTCTGCTGCTCGACTATGACGGTACACTCGTACAATTTGCCCGCCTGCCGCAGGATGCAAAGCCTACTAAAGAATTGCTGAAAGCTCTCACCAAACTGGCGGCAGACAAAAAGAACGAGGTTGTGATCATCAGCGGCAGGGAAGCAGATACCCTCGAAGAATGGCTCGGTAAATTACCAGTGACACTGGTAGCCGAACACGGAGCCAGCTATAAAATGAAAGGGGAAAAATGGACGCATTCCGAAACCATTTCAGACAAATGGAAAGAAGAGATCCGTCCCGTGATGCAGACATTCGTCAGCAGGTGCGTAGGCTCTTTCGTGGAAGAAAAGAAGAACACCATCGCATGGCATTACAGGAATACCCACCCGGACCTCGGTTTCAGCCGCTCACGCGAGCTGATCAATAACCTCAATATGCTGCTGCAAAACACTTTGCTGCAGGTGATAGATGGCAATAAAGTAGTGGAAGTTCGCATGACCGGCGTAGACAAGGGAGTGATGGCGAGAAAGATAGTGCAGGAAATGGACCCGGACTTTGTACTGTGCATCGGCGATGATACCACAGATGAGGATATGTTCAAAGCGCTCGATGAAAGAGCATTCACAATAAAAGTTAGTAACGGACCAACGGCAGCACAGTTCACAGTACTTTCCCAACAGAATGTACTGCCTTTACTGGAAGAACTTACCCTGCCAATAACCAATTCAGCCTATGCCGGTTCATAA
- a CDS encoding glycoside hydrolase family 15 protein, with protein sequence MPVHKYNLGIVGNCSYLAYIDTKADVKWMCLPKFDSSFLFGSLLDEKKGGHFSIQPATENYTSRQYYIPNTNVLCTEFTAPDGVFRVEDCAPRMIVHERQFRPLMLVRKIKLIQGEPAIRIVCQPTGNYGRMAPEIYTGSNHLRYMGFEQQVRLTTDVPLNWIIKEQQFVLDQDRYLVLTYGEPLEAPLRETAESFINQTIKYWLKWIKSSYIPEIYQDEIIRSALVLKLHQYEDTGGIIASGTTSLPEFHDSTRNWDYRYCWFRDAHYTLKAFNQIGHFEELEKYFDFIQNILRNNNSDTLQPLYSITGEKDIEEITIDLHGYLGNRPVRVGNKAYVQVQHDVYGQVLVSLLPLYTDKRLTFTKKSSYKSIVPWLLAQIERTLTMPDSGLWEFRNTVQVHTYTLLFHWAGAKAAFKIAQAFNDVELMKKADAIAREADRLLDTSYDKTRKVYPQAIGTPNLDASTLSMVTMGYIDQSSEKAKQHIAELEKELLADHGLFYRYKHYDDFGFPDTTFLVCAFWYVDALACVGRVDDAIKNLNQLLTFSNHLGIFSEDVGTDGSQWGNFPQTYSHVGLINAALRIAKKLDRPEFL encoded by the coding sequence ATGCCGGTTCATAAGTACAACCTTGGCATCGTAGGGAATTGTTCCTACCTCGCCTATATCGACACAAAAGCAGATGTTAAATGGATGTGCCTCCCAAAATTCGACAGCAGCTTCCTCTTCGGATCACTGCTTGACGAAAAAAAGGGAGGGCATTTCAGCATTCAACCTGCAACAGAGAATTACACCAGCCGCCAGTATTACATTCCCAACACCAATGTGCTGTGCACGGAATTCACCGCGCCGGACGGAGTGTTCCGGGTGGAAGACTGCGCCCCGCGCATGATCGTGCACGAAAGACAGTTCAGACCCCTCATGCTGGTGCGCAAGATCAAGCTCATACAGGGTGAGCCCGCCATCCGTATCGTTTGCCAGCCAACCGGTAATTACGGACGCATGGCGCCCGAGATCTATACAGGCAGTAACCATCTCCGTTATATGGGGTTCGAGCAGCAGGTGCGCCTTACCACAGATGTGCCACTCAACTGGATCATCAAGGAACAACAGTTTGTGCTGGACCAGGACCGCTACCTGGTGCTCACCTACGGCGAGCCGCTGGAAGCTCCGCTCAGGGAAACAGCCGAATCATTCATCAACCAGACCATCAAATACTGGCTGAAGTGGATCAAGAGTTCCTATATCCCGGAGATCTACCAGGATGAGATCATCCGCTCCGCACTGGTACTGAAACTTCACCAGTATGAGGACACCGGAGGCATCATCGCTTCCGGCACCACCAGTCTTCCTGAATTCCATGATTCCACCCGCAACTGGGATTACCGCTACTGCTGGTTCCGTGATGCTCACTACACACTCAAGGCATTTAACCAGATCGGTCACTTTGAGGAGCTTGAAAAATATTTCGATTTCATCCAGAATATCCTTCGAAACAACAATTCAGATACACTGCAACCACTGTACAGTATCACAGGTGAAAAAGATATCGAAGAGATCACTATTGACCTCCATGGCTATCTCGGTAACCGCCCCGTACGCGTAGGCAACAAAGCTTATGTGCAGGTGCAGCATGACGTATATGGACAAGTGCTGGTGAGCCTCCTGCCACTGTACACTGATAAACGTTTGACATTTACCAAAAAGAGCAGTTACAAATCCATCGTGCCATGGCTGCTCGCCCAGATTGAAAGAACGCTTACAATGCCCGATTCCGGATTATGGGAATTCAGGAATACAGTACAGGTGCATACCTATACCTTGCTCTTCCATTGGGCTGGCGCCAAAGCCGCATTCAAGATCGCACAGGCATTCAACGATGTGGAACTGATGAAGAAGGCAGATGCCATCGCACGCGAAGCAGACAGGCTGCTGGATACATCTTACGATAAAACGAGAAAAGTGTACCCGCAGGCAATCGGCACGCCCAACCTGGATGCCAGCACTCTCAGTATGGTCACCATGGGTTATATAGATCAGAGCTCCGAAAAAGCAAAGCAACATATCGCCGAACTCGAAAAGGAACTGCTGGCCGATCACGGACTTTTTTATCGATATAAACACTATGATGATTTCGGTTTCCCGGATACCACTTTTCTCGTTTGCGCTTTCTGGTATGTGGATGCTCTGGCCTGCGTAGGCAGGGTGGACGACGCCATCAAAAACCTCAACCAGCTGCTGACATTCAGCAATCACCTGGGCATCTTCAGTGAAGATGTAGGTACTGATGGTTCCCAGTGGGGCAATTTCCCCCAAACCTACAGCCATGTGGGACTGATCAATGCCGCTTTGAGGATCGCCAAAAAACTCGACAGACCGGAATTTCTATAA
- the hutI gene encoding imidazolonepropionase has product MPGTIFTNIRILVNTRTESHLLYGKELAELPSIQNGWLLVEDDTIAAYGSMDNMPSSYNSVKEMVDAKGGLVLPAWCDSHTHIVFAGSRENEFVDKIRGLSYAEIAARGGGILNSAGKLREASEDELFNQAWQRLDEISKQGTGAVEIKSGYGLTVESELKMLRVIKKLREKSPLSIKSTFLGAHTYPPEFRENHQGYIDLIINEMLPVIGREKLADYIDVFCETGFFSPEETATICRAGMEYGLKPKIHANQLNLSGGTQVGVALGAVSVDHLETMDDYAIKTLAASKTIGTLLPTAAFFLRMGFQPARQLIDAGCAIALASDFNPGSSPSGNMNLVLAMSCIQMRMLPEEAINAATINGAFAMELSQELGSITVGKKANLLLTRSVPSISYLPYAFGSPLVSRVMLGGNWIS; this is encoded by the coding sequence ATGCCCGGCACCATTTTTACCAATATCAGGATACTCGTCAATACACGTACAGAATCCCATTTGTTGTACGGAAAGGAACTGGCAGAACTGCCATCTATCCAAAATGGCTGGCTGCTGGTGGAAGATGATACCATTGCCGCCTACGGCTCCATGGATAACATGCCTTCCAGTTACAATTCCGTAAAAGAAATGGTGGACGCGAAAGGTGGCCTGGTACTGCCTGCCTGGTGCGACAGCCATACACATATCGTTTTTGCAGGAAGCAGGGAAAATGAATTTGTAGACAAGATCAGGGGGCTCAGCTATGCAGAGATCGCAGCAAGGGGAGGAGGGATCCTGAACTCCGCCGGAAAGCTAAGAGAAGCCTCCGAAGATGAACTCTTCAATCAGGCCTGGCAAAGACTGGATGAGATCAGCAAACAAGGCACAGGAGCGGTAGAGATCAAAAGCGGCTACGGATTAACGGTAGAGAGCGAACTGAAGATGCTCCGCGTGATAAAAAAGCTCAGGGAGAAATCGCCTCTCAGTATCAAATCCACTTTCCTCGGCGCACATACCTATCCACCTGAATTCAGAGAGAACCACCAGGGATATATCGATCTGATCATCAATGAAATGTTGCCAGTGATCGGAAGGGAAAAACTGGCCGACTATATCGATGTGTTCTGCGAAACGGGATTCTTCTCTCCCGAAGAAACGGCTACCATTTGCAGGGCAGGCATGGAATACGGACTTAAACCGAAGATCCACGCCAATCAGTTGAATCTTTCCGGTGGAACGCAGGTGGGCGTAGCGCTTGGCGCCGTGAGCGTTGATCACCTGGAAACAATGGATGATTACGCCATCAAAACACTGGCCGCTTCCAAAACGATCGGCACACTCTTGCCAACTGCTGCATTCTTCCTGCGCATGGGTTTTCAGCCAGCCCGTCAACTGATTGATGCCGGCTGTGCCATTGCACTGGCCAGCGATTTCAATCCCGGTTCTTCACCCAGCGGCAATATGAACCTGGTGCTGGCAATGAGCTGCATCCAGATGCGCATGTTGCCGGAAGAAGCTATCAATGCGGCTACGATTAACGGCGCTTTCGCAATGGAACTATCGCAGGAGCTGGGCAGCATCACCGTTGGCAAAAAAGCTAATTTGCTTTTAACGCGTTCTGTGCCGTCAATATCTTATCTTCCCTACGCATTCGGTTCACCGCTGGTGAGCAGGGTAATGCTTGGAGGTAACTGGATCAGTTAA
- a CDS encoding site-specific recombinase has translation MAFKKKKKADPVYAFLENSPAVSVRDREGALNYLVSFVNLLRPKPSDTAEQTDQNFSTVIRLLYQFPASLNALRTAMIAQLVNSNLVPMFTESGITVSRGVGRELYARLKHKFLPALQDHNDFLYLLDRIFYKKADYVWVESIPRERWIQFFELIKLPLSSNEPVIINQAMVSLQILGAGVAQLGWEKEIITNTNVKWMQAENPFETQQFLIYELRELMISEAPVEKIKSLSVRIRDVLKEARLLVDSIRSSTNEKGTSLSQTFILFQIEQKLNRMELLLDIVDGDEHINTTRFVDLFHSVVRYENRKNSLREFLSQTTGYVAYQIAEHKGKKGGKYITSSPKEYWAMMVSAMFGGLIIVFVAILKTLLHHLPLAPFWQGFVYSVNYSVGFIAIEETKSTLATKQPAFTASAVASSLDTKKDEKPNLYNLAVTVSKVFRSQTASFIGNLIIVFPVTYIMAWLFDICFGHPLVGREEGIQMLQDQHPWQSLSLLYACNTGVFLFISGIIAGYVQNKMNYGKIERRLVEHPVLRLYFAPKRLQHIASYLNHHAGSLVGNISLGFFLGTAAIIGKIFGVPFDIRHITISAANTSLGLYGVGWESINGSFLLTVFIGVLFIGFLNFLVSFSLAFIVAVRSRGIHLRDYPEFLQILWKYFRTHPLDFFRPRKRITNN, from the coding sequence ATGGCGTTTAAAAAGAAAAAGAAAGCAGACCCCGTATATGCCTTCCTCGAAAATAGTCCGGCAGTGTCGGTCAGAGACAGGGAAGGCGCATTGAACTATCTCGTATCCTTTGTGAATTTACTTCGTCCGAAACCATCGGACACGGCTGAACAGACAGATCAAAATTTTTCCACCGTCATACGGTTATTGTACCAGTTTCCCGCATCGCTCAATGCGCTGCGCACAGCCATGATCGCCCAGCTGGTGAACAGCAACCTGGTGCCCATGTTCACAGAAAGCGGCATCACCGTTTCGCGGGGTGTTGGCCGTGAGCTCTATGCAAGACTCAAACACAAGTTCCTGCCTGCATTGCAGGACCATAACGACTTCCTCTACCTGCTGGACCGCATCTTCTATAAAAAGGCCGATTATGTTTGGGTGGAATCCATTCCACGCGAAAGATGGATCCAGTTCTTCGAGCTCATCAAACTACCACTCAGCTCCAATGAACCAGTGATCATCAACCAGGCGATGGTATCACTGCAGATCCTCGGAGCCGGCGTGGCGCAGCTCGGATGGGAGAAAGAGATCATCACCAATACCAATGTGAAATGGATGCAGGCGGAAAATCCATTCGAAACACAACAGTTCCTGATCTATGAATTAAGGGAACTGATGATCAGTGAAGCGCCTGTTGAAAAGATCAAATCATTGTCCGTCCGCATCAGGGATGTACTGAAAGAAGCACGTCTACTGGTGGATAGTATCCGCAGCAGCACCAATGAAAAAGGCACCAGTCTCTCACAAACATTCATCCTCTTCCAGATCGAACAGAAGCTGAACCGCATGGAGCTGCTGCTGGATATCGTGGATGGAGACGAACATATCAATACCACGCGTTTTGTAGACCTCTTCCATTCCGTGGTCCGCTACGAAAACCGCAAGAACAGTCTTCGTGAATTCCTTTCACAGACCACCGGATATGTTGCATACCAGATTGCCGAGCATAAAGGCAAGAAGGGCGGCAAATACATCACCTCATCACCCAAAGAATACTGGGCCATGATGGTGAGCGCCATGTTCGGCGGACTGATCATTGTATTTGTAGCGATACTCAAAACATTATTGCATCATCTGCCACTGGCCCCTTTCTGGCAGGGATTTGTGTACAGCGTCAATTACAGTGTGGGCTTCATTGCCATCGAGGAAACAAAATCCACACTCGCCACCAAACAACCCGCATTCACTGCCAGCGCTGTGGCCAGCTCACTGGATACAAAGAAAGATGAGAAACCGAATCTCTATAACCTGGCAGTTACCGTATCCAAAGTGTTCAGAAGCCAGACGGCCAGTTTCATCGGTAACCTCATCATCGTATTCCCTGTTACCTATATCATGGCCTGGCTTTTCGATATCTGTTTCGGTCATCCGCTGGTGGGCAGGGAAGAAGGGATACAGATGCTTCAGGACCAGCATCCCTGGCAAAGCCTTTCTCTGCTCTACGCCTGCAACACCGGTGTGTTCCTCTTCATCAGCGGCATCATTGCCGGATACGTTCAGAACAAAATGAATTATGGAAAAATAGAAAGAAGGCTGGTGGAGCATCCGGTGCTGAGATTATATTTCGCACCAAAGAGATTGCAGCACATCGCATCCTATCTCAATCATCATGCAGGAAGCCTGGTAGGTAATATTTCGCTGGGTTTCTTCCTGGGCACTGCCGCCATCATCGGAAAGATCTTCGGCGTACCTTTCGATATCCGTCACATCACCATCTCTGCCGCCAATACTTCACTGGGACTATATGGAGTGGGATGGGAGAGTATCAACGGCAGCTTCCTGCTTACCGTGTTCATCGGTGTGCTCTTCATCGGCTTCCTGAACTTCCTGGTAAGTTTTTCTTTGGCATTTATAGTGGCCGTGAGGTCCAGAGGCATACATTTGCGTGATTACCCTGAGTTCCTGCAGATCCTCTGGAAATATTTCAGAACCCATCCGCTGGATTTCTTCAGGCCCAGGAAACGCATCACCAATAACTGA
- a CDS encoding formimidoylglutamase has product MKHFEFYDKAEILKYTKIRRFETKLGECVEVLAGDQHWETNLSQSKAKFVLFGIPEDIGVKANSGVGGTESSWQPFLRSFLNIQSNDFLIGDEILVLGHFDFGDLHQLIQNNAHNEEESLTAYRHAVNAIDDAVEALVKVITAHNKIPIAIGGGHNNAYPMLKGSAKGLHKAGIIPLAQINCVNLDAHSDYRPAEGRHSGNGFRYAEEDGYLQKYCIVGIHENYLPQNVWMDIVNNPFIDCVTYEDIFIRQKRTFVQSITDALDFMDDQPTGVELDLDSIEGVLSSATTPAGLNSLHARQYVSLFAASGKPAYLHICEGATRLEDGRKDESTGKLISYLVSDFVKA; this is encoded by the coding sequence ATGAAACACTTCGAATTCTACGACAAAGCTGAAATACTCAAATACACTAAGATCAGGCGTTTTGAAACCAAGTTGGGCGAATGTGTGGAAGTACTGGCCGGAGATCAGCACTGGGAAACAAACCTGAGCCAGAGCAAAGCGAAATTCGTGCTGTTCGGAATACCGGAAGACATTGGTGTAAAAGCGAACAGCGGTGTGGGAGGCACAGAATCCAGCTGGCAACCATTCCTCCGCAGCTTTCTCAATATTCAGAGCAATGATTTCCTGATCGGCGATGAGATCCTGGTGCTGGGACATTTCGATTTTGGCGATTTGCACCAGCTCATTCAAAACAATGCACACAACGAGGAAGAAAGCCTGACTGCTTACCGCCATGCTGTGAACGCGATCGACGATGCAGTGGAAGCATTGGTGAAAGTGATCACTGCACATAATAAAATCCCCATCGCCATCGGCGGAGGTCACAATAATGCCTACCCGATGTTGAAAGGGTCTGCCAAGGGACTGCATAAGGCTGGCATCATTCCCCTGGCGCAGATCAATTGCGTGAACCTCGATGCACATTCCGATTACAGGCCCGCAGAAGGACGCCACAGCGGTAATGGATTCCGTTATGCTGAAGAAGATGGCTACCTGCAGAAATACTGTATCGTTGGTATCCATGAGAACTATCTCCCGCAGAATGTATGGATGGATATCGTGAACAATCCTTTCATCGATTGCGTCACCTATGAGGATATTTTCATAAGACAAAAAAGAACATTCGTACAGTCGATCACCGATGCACTTGACTTCATGGATGATCAGCCAACAGGAGTGGAGCTGGACCTGGACAGCATCGAAGGTGTATTGTCCAGCGCAACAACGCCTGCCGGACTGAATTCGCTGCATGCCCGCCAGTACGTTTCCCTGTTTGCAGCAAGCGGCAAACCTGCCTACCTGCATATCTGCGAAGGCGCAACGCGCCTGGAAGATGGCAGAAAAGACGAGTCCACCGGCAAGCTCATCAGCTACCTGGTCAGCGATTTCGTGAAGGCTTAG
- the hppD gene encoding 4-hydroxyphenylpyruvate dioxygenase, with translation MSTLTAVNANNETNIDFLPLQGTDYVEFYVGNAKQAAHYYKTAFGFQSLAYAGPETGVKDRASYAVRQDKLTFVFTTPLRANNEIADHVYKHGDGVKMLALRVDDATSSWEETTKRGAKSYMEPTRSKDEFGEVVMSGIHTYGETIHLFIERKNYTGAFMPGYKAWNTIYNPPATGLMYVDHCVGNVGWNQMDKWVSFYEDVMGFRNILSFDDKDISTEYSALMSKVMSNGNGFVKFPINEPAEGKKKSQVEEYLEFYDGEGCQHVALATADIVTTVTDLRNRGVEFLKVPTTYYDELEERVGKIDEDIEPLKELGILVDRDNEGYLLQIFTKPVEDRPTLFFEIIQRKGAKSFGKGNFKALFEAIEREQELRGNL, from the coding sequence ATGTCAACGCTTACTGCGGTTAATGCCAATAATGAAACCAATATCGATTTCCTGCCATTACAGGGAACGGATTACGTAGAATTCTATGTGGGCAATGCCAAACAGGCCGCTCATTATTATAAAACAGCTTTCGGTTTCCAGAGCCTGGCCTATGCAGGTCCTGAAACTGGTGTGAAGGACCGCGCATCTTATGCTGTACGTCAGGACAAACTCACTTTCGTTTTCACTACACCGTTACGCGCCAACAACGAGATCGCCGATCATGTTTACAAACACGGTGATGGCGTGAAAATGCTGGCACTCCGCGTGGACGATGCCACCAGCAGCTGGGAAGAGACCACCAAACGCGGCGCAAAGAGCTATATGGAGCCCACACGCAGCAAAGACGAATTTGGTGAAGTGGTAATGAGCGGTATCCACACTTACGGAGAAACCATTCACCTTTTCATCGAACGGAAGAATTATACCGGCGCATTCATGCCCGGCTACAAAGCCTGGAACACCATCTACAACCCGCCTGCAACCGGCCTCATGTATGTTGACCACTGCGTGGGAAATGTAGGCTGGAACCAGATGGACAAATGGGTAAGCTTCTATGAAGATGTGATGGGCTTCCGCAATATCCTCAGCTTCGACGATAAGGATATCTCCACCGAATACTCTGCACTCATGAGCAAGGTGATGAGCAATGGCAACGGCTTTGTGAAATTCCCCATCAATGAGCCTGCAGAAGGTAAGAAGAAATCACAGGTGGAAGAGTACCTTGAATTCTACGACGGCGAAGGTTGTCAGCACGTGGCGCTCGCAACTGCAGACATCGTAACCACCGTTACTGACCTGCGTAATCGCGGCGTTGAATTCCTGAAAGTGCCAACCACTTATTACGATGAACTGGAAGAAAGAGTAGGGAAGATCGATGAGGATATCGAGCCGCTGAAAGAGCTCGGCATCCTGGTGGACCGCGACAATGAAGGGTATCTTCTCCAGATTTTCACCAAGCCAGTGGAAGACAGACCAACCCTCTTTTTTGAGATAATACAGCGCAAAGGCGCCAAAAGCTTCGGTAAAGGGAACTTCAAAGCTCTCTTCGAAGCCATTGAGCGCGAACAGGAACTTAGGGGAAATCTCTGA
- a CDS encoding L,D-transpeptidase family protein translates to MRYLLIVAAFLFLHGTARSQASASSLNFVEYQKSFPRSGDAWKRKEDTLMKQFQAKNLKWPFKFMYVRSFKYDSKLEVWVKSEYTEKFQLFKTYKVCALAGTLGPKRMMGDFQVPEGLYYINEFNPRSNYHLSLGLNYPNASDKILSDSLQPGGDIYIHGSCVTTGCIPVNDDQIEELYVLASLARGQGQDFIPVHIFPIQFNNQKSVDYLTKYLRDYPEYKMMTEELKDVYEYFNRTQQIPVVSVNKKGNYRMENEMPPLVEKDAKPVKKKRPARVVEEYTGEIAGVVNTLPVFPGGNQEFQSFIDKLSSEMSEHLEEGQTKTYVMMEFVIDSAGATHAVKVLKGGNDEINHRLAEAFEKMPRWSPAIRLEKKVAVKLKQSIFIEK, encoded by the coding sequence ATGAGATATCTTCTGATTGTAGCAGCTTTCCTGTTTCTCCACGGAACAGCAAGATCGCAGGCATCTGCTTCCTCCCTCAACTTTGTTGAATACCAAAAATCTTTCCCCCGTTCCGGCGATGCCTGGAAACGCAAGGAAGATACTTTGATGAAGCAGTTCCAGGCGAAGAACCTGAAATGGCCTTTCAAATTCATGTATGTGCGCTCCTTCAAGTACGACAGCAAACTTGAAGTATGGGTGAAAAGCGAATACACTGAAAAGTTCCAGCTCTTCAAAACATATAAGGTCTGCGCACTTGCCGGCACACTCGGCCCCAAGCGCATGATGGGCGATTTCCAGGTGCCCGAAGGCCTTTACTATATCAATGAATTCAATCCGAGAAGTAATTACCACCTGAGCCTGGGCCTCAACTATCCCAATGCTTCAGATAAAATACTTTCCGATTCCCTCCAGCCCGGCGGCGATATCTATATTCACGGCAGCTGCGTTACCACCGGTTGTATTCCTGTTAATGATGATCAGATAGAAGAGCTGTATGTGCTGGCATCGCTGGCCCGCGGACAGGGACAGGATTTCATTCCCGTGCATATTTTTCCCATTCAGTTCAATAATCAGAAAAGTGTGGATTACCTCACCAAATACCTCAGGGATTATCCAGAATACAAAATGATGACCGAAGAACTGAAAGACGTTTACGAATACTTCAACAGAACACAGCAGATACCCGTTGTTTCCGTGAACAAAAAAGGAAACTACCGGATGGAAAACGAAATGCCGCCCCTTGTTGAGAAAGATGCCAAACCTGTGAAGAAGAAAAGGCCGGCGCGTGTTGTGGAAGAATATACCGGGGAGATTGCCGGCGTTGTTAATACATTGCCCGTGTTTCCAGGAGGCAACCAGGAATTTCAGTCATTCATCGATAAACTGAGCAGTGAAATGAGTGAGCACCTCGAAGAAGGCCAGACAAAGACCTATGTGATGATGGAGTTCGTGATCGACAGCGCAGGCGCTACCCATGCAGTGAAAGTACTGAAAGGAGGGAATGATGAGATCAATCACCGCCTGGCAGAAGCCTTTGAGAAAATGCCCCGCTGGTCTCCCGCCATCCGCCTTGAAAAGAAAGTTGCAGTGAAACTCAAGCAATCGATCTTCATTGAAAAGTGA